A single region of the Salvia miltiorrhiza cultivar Shanhuang (shh) chromosome 8, IMPLAD_Smil_shh, whole genome shotgun sequence genome encodes:
- the LOC130998595 gene encoding uncharacterized protein LOC130998595 yields the protein MAAATMQTPLRLLSDTYFLHQSNRSVKIPCNHSNLTSPLHHNRIFAAQKTTTVCAVNRRNRYGIAKSGKLVLESAYIIASHLRILPEPVDSILREFGAGNGGRNGFWSGFGRGGSDGWRRRRKMKLGLVGILVILGAVGLWWIVGKELALDSDALFGGLGFVLFGLSVEGWRRGARDWILGFCCCAVLVGLVSTKGDFPVWLRNFGSLKKGRRRRKGRAF from the coding sequence ATGGCCGCTGCAACTATGCAGACTCCTCTCCGTCTCCTCTCCGATACCTATTTTCTCCATCAATCAAATCGCAGTGTCAAAATTCCTTGCAACCACTCTAATTTGACGTCTCCGCTTCATCACAACCGCATTTTTGCGGCGCAGAAAACCACAACCGTGTGCGCTGTAAACAGGAGAAACAGATACGGGATCGCGAAATCCGGCAAGCTGGTGCTGGAATCGGCCTACATCATCGCGTCGCATCTCCGGATTCTTCCGGAGCCTGTGGATTCAATTCTGAGAGAATTCGGAGCCGGAAATGGAGGCCGGAACGGGTTCTGGAGCGGATTCGGAAGGGGCGGATCCGACGGTTGGAGAAGGAGGAGGAAGATGAAATTGGGATTGGTGGGCATTTTGGTAATTCTCGGGGCGGTGGGGCTGTGGTGGATTGTTGGGAAAGAATTGGCATTGGATTCTGATGCTTTATTTGGGGGTTTAGGGTTTGTGCTCTTTGGGCTTTCTGTGGAAGGGTGGAGGAGAGGGGCTAGAGATTGGATTTTGGGGTTTTGTTGCTGTGCTGTTTTGGTGGGTTTGGTTTCCACCAAGGGTGATTTTCCCGTGTGGTTGAGGAATTTTGGGAGCTTGAAGAAGggccggagaagaagaaaaggaagagcATTTTGA